The following are encoded in a window of Roseimaritima ulvae genomic DNA:
- a CDS encoding trypsin-like peptidase domain-containing protein translates to MVQATLLMMLSAVTATPGDAVLVEFSSQNCPPCRSMQPVIAQLEQAGVPVRHVDVNRERDLAVRYKIRSTPTYVVLSGGREQTRLVGAQSLQQLQQTLHSVTRADLTPTRSLQPASAPVPETRMARVQGGSEAVPSMTVANAIQMARAATVRLRVHDETGFGVGTGTIIDTHGDEALVLTCGHLFRDNEGQGKIEVDLFHGGQIKTVAGQVVDFDAGDRDIGLVVIKPGIQVQPVAVLPNGETVRTGQAVFSFGCDRGDDPSRRDTRVTGVDKYNQNIGASNIEIAGAPIDGRSGGGLFDEQGRLIAVCNAADHKGDVGIYTGPRSIYWQLDRVQLANLYQGNPQQAPVRLASLEEQPAASPAPTAAPANGDRQVIVIVREGGQHRMVTFDQPPAELERLLNQQTN, encoded by the coding sequence GTGGTGCAAGCAACCTTGCTAATGATGCTGTCCGCTGTGACGGCCACGCCCGGAGACGCTGTTCTGGTCGAGTTTTCCTCGCAGAACTGTCCGCCCTGCCGATCGATGCAGCCCGTGATCGCTCAATTGGAACAAGCCGGGGTGCCGGTCCGGCATGTCGACGTCAACCGCGAACGCGACCTGGCCGTTCGCTACAAAATCCGCAGCACCCCGACCTACGTGGTGCTTTCCGGCGGTCGCGAACAAACACGATTGGTGGGCGCCCAGAGCCTGCAACAGCTGCAGCAGACTCTGCACAGCGTGACGCGTGCCGACCTCACGCCCACCCGTTCGCTCCAACCCGCTTCGGCCCCCGTACCCGAAACCCGCATGGCCCGCGTCCAGGGCGGTTCTGAAGCAGTGCCCTCGATGACCGTGGCCAACGCCATTCAAATGGCCCGAGCCGCCACCGTGCGTCTGCGAGTGCATGACGAAACCGGCTTTGGCGTCGGCACCGGAACGATTATCGACACCCACGGCGATGAAGCCCTGGTGCTGACCTGCGGCCACCTGTTCCGCGACAACGAAGGCCAAGGCAAAATCGAAGTGGACCTGTTCCACGGCGGGCAAATCAAAACCGTGGCCGGCCAGGTGGTCGACTTTGACGCCGGCGACCGCGACATCGGATTGGTCGTGATCAAACCCGGCATCCAAGTGCAGCCGGTGGCCGTGCTCCCAAATGGCGAAACCGTGCGCACCGGCCAGGCCGTGTTCAGCTTTGGCTGCGACCGCGGGGACGACCCCAGTCGCCGCGACACCCGCGTGACCGGCGTCGACAAATACAACCAAAACATCGGGGCGTCGAATATCGAAATCGCCGGGGCTCCCATCGATGGCCGCAGCGGAGGCGGACTGTTTGACGAACAGGGGCGGTTGATCGCCGTCTGCAACGCCGCCGATCACAAGGGCGACGTGGGCATCTATACCGGTCCCCGTTCGATCTACTGGCAACTCGATCGCGTCCAGTTAGCCAATCTCTACCAAGGCAATCCTCAGCAGGCACCGGTCCGGCTTGCCAGCTTGGAAGAGCAACCAGCCGCAAGCCCGGCACCGACGGCTGCCCCAGCCAACGGCGACCGCCAGGTGATCGTCATCGTTCGCGAAGGCGGGCAGCACCGGATGGTCACCTTCGACCAGCCACCTGCAGAGCTAGAACGCCTACTGAATCAGCAAACGAACTAG
- a CDS encoding nicotinate-nucleotide adenylyltransferase, with amino-acid sequence MHYSSASTTTLPTLDTHKKALDVNLDSRRYGTFAEIGAGQEVVRWFFRVGGGAGTIAKSMSAYDMKVSDAIYGRAARYVCRERLHAMLDYEHELNLERLRDVRGDTTAFFAFADTVSARNYHGTNACHGWMGIKFQAHPRDADSEIIIHVRMLDDEAALQQEALGIVGVNLVHGAFNLHHEPEKLVDSLLDGLSTSRIEIDMIEFSGIAFRHVDNRLMSLKLVELGLTGAAMFAANGEVLQPSEFFYRKPILVERGSFRPVCNVNLDMLRCAHEQFSQLPNVKDKQVVQVMELTMNNLKSAGEIDLRDFLARADVMATCGMPVLISDYFQYFRLGAYLSRYTKESIAITMGAGSLMDLFDEQYYTDLPGGILESFGRLFKNDLKIYCYPLLDSESGELITCENLNIKPELQKLYGYLKDRGGITGLDNYDPDCLKIFSRDVLQRIKHGDCSWEQMVPSCVAEVIKGKNYFDFQPA; translated from the coding sequence ATGCACTACTCATCCGCATCGACGACCACTCTGCCCACACTGGACACTCACAAAAAAGCGCTCGACGTCAATCTGGACTCTCGACGCTACGGAACGTTCGCCGAGATCGGTGCTGGCCAAGAAGTGGTGCGTTGGTTTTTTCGAGTCGGTGGCGGTGCCGGCACGATCGCCAAGAGCATGTCGGCCTATGACATGAAAGTCAGCGATGCCATCTATGGCCGCGCGGCACGTTACGTGTGTCGCGAACGCCTGCACGCGATGCTGGACTACGAACATGAATTAAATCTGGAACGGCTGCGAGACGTCCGCGGTGACACCACGGCTTTCTTCGCCTTTGCCGACACCGTTTCGGCTCGCAACTATCACGGCACCAACGCATGCCACGGCTGGATGGGGATCAAATTCCAAGCCCACCCGCGGGACGCCGACAGCGAAATCATTATCCACGTGCGGATGCTCGACGACGAAGCCGCCCTGCAACAGGAAGCCCTGGGGATCGTCGGCGTCAACTTGGTTCACGGCGCATTCAACTTGCATCATGAACCCGAGAAGCTGGTCGATTCGCTGCTCGATGGGCTGTCGACTTCGCGAATCGAAATCGACATGATCGAGTTTTCCGGAATCGCTTTCCGGCATGTCGACAACCGCTTGATGAGTCTCAAGCTAGTGGAGTTGGGATTGACCGGAGCGGCCATGTTTGCCGCCAACGGTGAAGTCCTGCAGCCCTCCGAATTCTTCTACCGCAAACCGATACTGGTCGAACGAGGCAGTTTCCGGCCGGTCTGCAATGTCAACCTGGACATGCTCCGCTGTGCCCACGAACAATTCTCACAGTTGCCCAACGTCAAAGACAAACAGGTCGTCCAAGTCATGGAGTTGACCATGAACAACCTGAAATCCGCCGGCGAAATCGACCTGCGAGACTTCCTGGCCCGTGCCGACGTGATGGCCACCTGTGGCATGCCGGTGCTGATTTCCGACTACTTCCAATACTTCCGCCTAGGCGCTTACCTGTCGCGGTATACCAAAGAAAGCATCGCCATCACGATGGGCGCCGGCAGCCTGATGGACCTGTTCGACGAACAGTACTACACGGACCTGCCGGGCGGCATCCTGGAATCCTTCGGCCGGTTATTCAAGAACGACTTGAAGATCTACTGCTATCCGCTGCTGGATAGCGAATCCGGCGAACTGATCACTTGCGAAAACCTGAACATCAAACCCGAACTACAAAAGCTGTACGGATACCTGAAAGATCGTGGCGGGATCACCGGCCTGGATAACTACGATCCCGATTGTCTAAAAATCTTTTCACGCGACGTCCTGCAGCGGATTAAACATGGGGATTGCAGCTGGGAGCAGATGGTGCCGTCTTGCGTGGCCGAAGTGATCAAAGGAAAGAATTACTTCGATTTCCAACCCGCTTAA
- a CDS encoding serine hydrolase, whose product MIDNRLFLSSVFIAFCITTAIAQDQPAPPPAAVDYAAATEKLRAAVEHEVRQKQLPAFSITLVDRDRVVWAEGFGFEDADKTVPASADTVYRVGSISKLLTDIAVMQQVEQGNLDLDSPIQTYLPDFAPQSNSDTPITLRLLMSHRSGLVRESPVGNYFDPTEPSLAETVASLNDTALVYEPNTKTKYSNAAVSVVGAALEASTDQAHADVVRQSILEPLQMDHSSFVVSDAVAEHLATGWMWTVDGRRFEAPDFLLGTGPAGNLYSSVVDLSKFLVCMLNEGAAAASGQPIVQPQTFRQMITETSDPDGRPQGFGIGFQIQQFEGEIKIGHGGAIYGFSTQLEALPERGIGVAAAASLDGTNGVVRRLSLYALQLMKAAQDNRPLPTYQTTSPIAPERARQLVGRYREVDGRRMTTITELAGKVHMQRGSHRYELRASGDEGRIVTDDVAGFGRPVKLLNPNQIEVDGTVFERLPDAPQADIPDRWKGLIGEYGWDHNTLYILEDQGQLFALIEWFYRYPLTEVDQNTFEFPDYGLYHGEGLTFQRDSQGRATGVEAAAVQFDRREVGTRDGKTFQITPVKPIDELRAAALAATPPAEAGDFHDTDLVELISLDPSIKLDIRYATTNNFTGAVFYKQPRAFMQRKAAEAVVRAHQTLKSQGLGLLIHDAYRPWHVTKMFWDATPGELKMFVANPASGSRHNRGCAVDLTLFDLESGQPIEMVAGYDEFSPRSFPQYPGGTSRQRWYRTLLRNTMEAEGFSVFEWEWWHFDFAGWQRYRIGNTTFENM is encoded by the coding sequence ATGATTGACAACCGCCTGTTCTTATCGAGCGTTTTTATAGCGTTCTGTATCACCACCGCCATTGCCCAAGATCAACCCGCGCCGCCCCCGGCCGCGGTTGACTATGCGGCGGCCACCGAAAAACTCCGGGCGGCCGTCGAGCACGAGGTTCGCCAAAAACAACTGCCTGCCTTCTCGATCACCTTGGTCGACCGAGATCGCGTCGTCTGGGCCGAGGGCTTTGGCTTTGAAGACGCCGACAAAACGGTCCCCGCGTCGGCGGATACAGTTTATCGCGTGGGTTCGATTTCCAAACTGCTGACCGATATCGCCGTCATGCAGCAAGTCGAACAAGGCAACCTGGACCTGGACTCGCCGATTCAAACCTACTTGCCCGACTTTGCTCCGCAGTCGAACTCCGACACCCCGATCACGCTCCGTCTGCTGATGTCTCATCGCTCGGGCCTGGTCCGTGAATCGCCGGTGGGCAACTACTTCGACCCCACCGAACCGTCGCTGGCCGAGACCGTGGCCAGTTTGAACGACACCGCCTTGGTCTACGAACCAAACACCAAAACCAAATATTCCAACGCCGCGGTCTCCGTGGTCGGCGCCGCCTTGGAAGCATCCACCGACCAGGCGCACGCCGACGTGGTCCGCCAGTCGATTCTGGAACCGTTGCAAATGGACCACAGCAGTTTCGTGGTCAGCGACGCGGTCGCCGAACATTTGGCCACCGGCTGGATGTGGACGGTCGATGGCCGGCGGTTCGAAGCCCCCGACTTCCTGCTCGGCACCGGCCCGGCCGGCAACCTGTACTCCAGCGTAGTGGACCTTTCGAAATTCCTGGTTTGCATGCTCAACGAGGGCGCTGCTGCGGCTTCCGGGCAACCGATCGTCCAGCCGCAGACGTTCCGTCAGATGATCACTGAAACCAGCGATCCCGATGGCCGGCCGCAGGGTTTTGGCATCGGTTTTCAGATCCAGCAGTTCGAAGGCGAAATCAAGATCGGCCACGGCGGCGCCATCTACGGCTTTTCCACGCAACTGGAAGCGTTGCCCGAACGCGGCATCGGCGTGGCCGCCGCCGCTTCGCTGGACGGTACCAACGGGGTTGTCCGTCGGCTCAGCCTGTACGCACTGCAACTGATGAAAGCTGCCCAAGACAACCGGCCTCTGCCGACCTATCAGACGACTTCGCCGATTGCCCCAGAGCGTGCTCGGCAACTGGTCGGCCGTTACCGCGAAGTCGACGGCCGGCGGATGACCACGATCACGGAACTCGCCGGCAAGGTTCACATGCAACGCGGCTCACATCGCTATGAACTGCGCGCCAGCGGCGACGAAGGGCGAATCGTCACCGACGACGTGGCCGGCTTTGGCCGCCCCGTCAAACTGCTGAACCCAAACCAGATCGAAGTCGACGGCACCGTCTTCGAGCGACTTCCCGACGCCCCGCAGGCAGACATCCCCGACCGCTGGAAGGGCCTGATCGGCGAGTACGGCTGGGATCACAACACCTTGTACATCCTCGAAGACCAGGGCCAACTGTTCGCCCTGATCGAATGGTTTTACCGGTATCCGCTGACGGAAGTGGATCAGAATACGTTTGAGTTCCCCGATTACGGTCTCTACCATGGCGAAGGATTAACGTTCCAACGCGACTCGCAGGGCAGGGCGACCGGCGTGGAAGCGGCGGCGGTGCAGTTTGATCGGCGTGAAGTCGGCACGCGAGACGGCAAGACCTTCCAGATCACGCCCGTCAAACCCATCGATGAGCTGCGAGCCGCCGCGTTGGCCGCCACGCCGCCGGCCGAAGCGGGCGACTTCCACGACACGGATCTGGTGGAATTAATCTCCCTCGACCCCAGCATCAAACTGGACATCCGCTACGCCACCACAAACAACTTCACCGGAGCCGTGTTTTACAAGCAGCCGCGGGCGTTCATGCAGAGGAAAGCCGCCGAAGCGGTCGTGCGTGCTCATCAGACTCTGAAATCACAGGGACTGGGACTGCTGATCCACGACGCCTATCGCCCTTGGCACGTGACAAAAATGTTTTGGGACGCCACGCCGGGGGAGCTGAAGATGTTTGTCGCCAACCCCGCCTCGGGCTCGCGGCACAACCGTGGCTGCGCGGTGGACCTGACGCTGTTCGATCTGGAATCCGGCCAGCCGATCGAGATGGTGGCCGGCTACGACGAATTTTCACCACGCTCGTTCCCGCAGTATCCCGGAGGCACATCCCGGCAGCGCTGGTATCGCACGCTGCTACGCAACACTATGGAAGCCGAGGGCTTTAGCGTGTTCGAATGGGAATGGTGGCACTTTGATTTCGCCGGTTGGCAACGCTACCGAATCGGCAACACCACCTTCGAAAACATGTAG
- a CDS encoding glutamine synthetase III family protein, with product MSTTLSPPSNHAPKKPAPVTNGTSGSGGSSARQAAIAAVTNYQTPQPESSATESTQDLFCANVFSKKVMKARLPKPIFKSLMATIESGKPLDPTVADVVAAAMKDWAISKGATHYAHVFYPLTGATAEKHDSFLTPDGDGNAVSEFSGSQLIQGEPDGSSFPTGGIRQTFEARGYTIWDVTSPAYLLENPNGMTLCIPTAFVSWTGEALDKKTPILRSMQALNTQAQRILKLFGHADGAFVASTAGPEQEYFLVDSHFYHARPDLLHAGRSLFGTAPPKGQQFDDHYFGAIPERVLAFMLESERELFKLGIPVKTRHNEVAPGQFEIAPLFESANIATDHQQLTMTTLKRIAEKYGMHCLMHEKPFAGVNGSGKHVNWSLGSSSQGNLLNPGDTPHENAQFLVFCAAVIRAVSKYQGLLRAVVASAGNDHRLGANEAPPAIISIFLGDQLTDVFDQVKRGGAESSIAKGTLTVGVDVLPPLPKDAGDRNRTSPFAFTGNRFEFRAVGSNQSISGPLVAMNTIIAESIDYCATELEEATKGDPEALHAAVQTLLTEIIQEHGSIVFNGNGYSEEWQQEAAQRGLLNMKSAADALPYLGAAAVSELFTKYGVLSERELESRRETYLEQYSLTVEVEATLTVDMARTLIYPAAVRYQNELATSCLNLKQLDLDYDGETLEEVSVLVKSLHESITQLQGFLEEAEGCELEAKVRHLCDAVLPGMLSVRKYADALEGIVADDLWPLPRYQEMLFVK from the coding sequence TTGAGTACGACATTGTCGCCCCCGTCGAATCACGCTCCCAAAAAACCGGCCCCCGTGACCAACGGAACCAGCGGCTCGGGTGGCAGTTCTGCGCGGCAGGCCGCGATCGCTGCAGTCACGAATTATCAAACGCCCCAACCGGAATCAAGTGCAACCGAGTCCACGCAGGATTTATTTTGCGCTAACGTGTTCAGCAAGAAGGTCATGAAGGCCCGATTGCCGAAACCCATTTTTAAATCGTTGATGGCCACGATCGAATCCGGCAAGCCGCTGGACCCAACCGTGGCGGATGTGGTCGCCGCGGCGATGAAGGACTGGGCGATCAGCAAAGGGGCGACTCACTACGCCCACGTGTTTTATCCGCTGACCGGAGCCACGGCGGAGAAGCACGATAGTTTTCTGACCCCCGACGGCGACGGCAACGCGGTTAGTGAGTTCAGCGGCAGTCAACTGATTCAAGGGGAACCGGACGGATCGAGTTTTCCCACTGGCGGAATTCGGCAAACCTTCGAAGCTCGTGGATATACCATTTGGGACGTCACCAGTCCGGCGTACCTGTTGGAAAATCCCAACGGGATGACCTTGTGTATTCCGACCGCGTTTGTGTCTTGGACCGGCGAAGCGTTGGACAAGAAGACGCCGATCCTGCGTTCGATGCAGGCCCTCAATACCCAAGCCCAGCGGATCCTCAAACTGTTCGGCCACGCCGACGGGGCGTTTGTGGCTTCGACGGCGGGCCCGGAGCAGGAGTACTTTTTGGTCGATAGTCACTTCTATCACGCTCGACCCGACCTGTTGCATGCCGGACGCAGTCTGTTCGGAACCGCACCGCCCAAGGGGCAACAGTTTGACGATCATTACTTCGGCGCCATTCCCGAACGCGTGTTGGCGTTCATGTTGGAATCGGAACGCGAATTGTTCAAGCTGGGGATTCCGGTCAAGACGCGGCACAACGAGGTGGCACCGGGACAATTCGAAATTGCACCGCTGTTCGAATCGGCCAACATCGCCACGGACCATCAACAGTTGACGATGACCACGCTGAAGCGGATCGCCGAGAAGTACGGCATGCACTGCTTGATGCATGAGAAACCCTTTGCGGGCGTGAACGGTTCCGGCAAACATGTTAACTGGTCGTTGGGTAGCAGCAGTCAAGGAAATCTGCTGAATCCCGGCGACACGCCTCACGAAAACGCTCAGTTCCTGGTGTTCTGCGCGGCGGTGATCCGCGCGGTTTCCAAGTATCAGGGATTGCTGCGGGCCGTGGTGGCTTCGGCCGGCAATGACCATCGACTGGGTGCCAACGAAGCTCCCCCGGCGATCATTTCGATCTTTTTGGGCGATCAGCTGACCGACGTGTTCGACCAGGTCAAACGAGGCGGGGCGGAATCTTCCATCGCCAAAGGCACGTTGACCGTGGGCGTCGATGTCCTGCCGCCGTTGCCCAAAGACGCCGGTGACCGCAACCGCACCAGTCCCTTCGCCTTTACCGGCAATCGTTTTGAATTCCGGGCCGTCGGTTCCAACCAATCGATTTCCGGGCCATTGGTAGCGATGAACACGATCATCGCCGAGTCGATCGACTACTGTGCCACCGAGCTGGAGGAGGCCACCAAGGGCGATCCCGAGGCCCTGCACGCCGCGGTTCAGACGTTGTTAACCGAAATCATTCAGGAACATGGATCAATCGTTTTCAACGGAAACGGTTACTCCGAGGAGTGGCAGCAAGAAGCTGCACAGCGCGGCCTGTTGAACATGAAGTCTGCCGCAGACGCGCTACCGTATTTAGGAGCCGCAGCAGTTAGCGAGTTGTTCACCAAGTATGGTGTGCTAAGCGAACGCGAGCTGGAGAGTCGGCGCGAAACCTATCTGGAGCAGTACAGCTTGACGGTCGAAGTCGAGGCGACCTTGACCGTCGATATGGCTCGTACGCTGATTTATCCGGCCGCAGTGCGTTACCAAAACGAGTTGGCCACGTCTTGCCTGAACCTAAAACAGCTGGACTTGGACTACGACGGTGAGACCTTGGAAGAGGTTTCGGTGTTGGTCAAGTCGCTGCATGAAAGTATCACGCAGTTGCAAGGTTTCTTGGAGGAAGCGGAGGGCTGCGAATTGGAAGCCAAGGTGCGGCATCTGTGTGATGCCGTGTTGCCGGGGATGTTATCGGTACGCAAGTACGCCGATGCCCTGGAGGGAATTGTGGCGGACGACCTGTGGCCGCTGCCACGTTACCAAGAAATGCTGTTCGTCAAATAG
- a CDS encoding potassium channel family protein, with translation MQDHSSFRKMLVGIGFFCATCVAAVIGYRIAGWSLVDSLYMVVITIFGVGYGEVHPIDSPALKFFTALIIIAGCSSGIYVVGGFVQMIAEGEIQRALGVRRMSRGINETSGHVIVCGFGRVGRMLTAELRELGEPFVCVDSNPERIAEAEALGYLVVTGDAGQEETLNRAGIARARVLATVLPDDAANVFITLTARELTEEIEIIARGESTATQRKLIRSGANHVVLPAAIGASKIANMISCPSAGALLADPKHSERLRTDLHSLGLSLHEYPIAATSNVLGSPLGELQSSCDGGMLVVAIRHADETMLQNPPADQVIQAGDTLFIVTDHSNRLSLSRATQLKRPEIVYRGSRVQP, from the coding sequence ATGCAGGATCACTCTTCCTTCCGCAAGATGCTAGTCGGCATCGGCTTCTTTTGCGCGACCTGTGTGGCTGCCGTAATTGGCTATCGCATCGCCGGATGGTCGCTGGTCGATTCGCTGTACATGGTGGTGATCACGATCTTCGGCGTGGGTTATGGAGAAGTCCATCCGATCGATAGTCCGGCCTTAAAATTCTTCACTGCCTTGATCATCATCGCCGGTTGCTCATCGGGAATCTATGTCGTGGGCGGCTTCGTGCAAATGATCGCCGAAGGGGAAATTCAACGAGCCTTGGGAGTCAGACGGATGAGTCGTGGAATCAACGAAACCAGCGGACACGTGATCGTCTGCGGCTTTGGTCGCGTGGGGCGTATGTTGACCGCCGAACTGCGTGAGCTCGGGGAACCTTTTGTCTGCGTGGACTCCAACCCCGAGCGGATCGCTGAAGCCGAAGCGTTGGGTTACCTGGTAGTGACCGGCGACGCAGGCCAAGAAGAAACGCTCAATCGCGCCGGCATCGCGCGCGCCCGAGTGCTGGCGACGGTGTTGCCCGACGACGCCGCCAACGTGTTCATTACGCTGACCGCCCGCGAACTGACCGAGGAAATCGAAATCATCGCGCGAGGCGAATCCACGGCCACACAGCGGAAACTGATCCGCAGCGGCGCCAACCATGTGGTCCTGCCCGCCGCCATCGGCGCGTCCAAGATCGCCAATATGATCTCCTGCCCCAGCGCCGGAGCGCTGTTGGCCGACCCCAAGCATAGCGAACGGCTGCGGACCGACCTGCACAGCTTGGGCCTGTCCTTACACGAATATCCGATCGCGGCTACCAGCAACGTGCTGGGCAGTCCGCTGGGTGAACTGCAATCCAGCTGCGACGGTGGGATGCTGGTCGTGGCCATCCGCCACGCCGATGAAACCATGCTGCAAAACCCGCCGGCCGATCAGGTCATCCAAGCTGGGGACACACTGTTTATCGTCACCGACCACAGCAACCGCCTGTCGCTGTCCCGAGCCACGCAACTCAAACGCCCCGAAATCGTCTACCGAGGCTCCCGGGTACAACCGTAG
- a CDS encoding sulfatase: MLPCTNLFRVAAVTFIVPLVCLLAFAAPLRAADDATAPNIVFILADDLGWRDLSGEGSTFYESPHIDRLAESGMRFTQGYATCQVCSPSRASIMTGKFPARHGITDWIGAAVGKAWKRNDRIEPAEYRRHLNLEDTTIAEALRSAGYRTFFAGKWHLGGEGSFPEDHGFDENVGGHHRGSPPGGYFAPYKNPKMENGPDGESLPLRLADETVDFIERTQADGKPFFAFLSFYSVHGPIQTTQPLWQKYQNKAGQTPHQGPRFEIDRTLPVRQVQDCPIYAGMIESMDDAVGRVLNTLEQHVLADNTIVIFTSDNGGVSSGDAYSTSNLPLRGGKGRQWEGGIREPFYVRAPGLTKPGSTCDVPVTGADFFPTLLDLAGLPLLPEQHQDGQSLKPLLTGGAIAERPLYWHYPHYGNQGGEPSSIIRRGDWKLIHYYEDGRDELYNLADDPREQTDVSEQHAALAGRMRAGLDAWLAQVGAEIPIANQSYDAAAKNRQRQRIREVNLPRLEKQHAGFLNEDFRPNADWWGSAVDPS, from the coding sequence ATGCTTCCCTGCACTAATCTGTTTCGTGTTGCCGCCGTGACTTTTATCGTTCCGCTGGTTTGCCTGCTGGCGTTTGCTGCGCCGCTGCGGGCGGCCGACGACGCGACGGCTCCTAATATCGTATTCATTTTGGCAGACGATTTGGGCTGGCGGGATTTGAGTGGTGAGGGATCGACGTTTTACGAGAGTCCCCACATCGATCGCTTGGCGGAGTCGGGGATGCGTTTTACGCAAGGCTATGCGACCTGTCAGGTCTGCAGCCCTTCGCGTGCCAGCATCATGACGGGCAAGTTCCCCGCGCGGCATGGCATTACCGACTGGATCGGGGCCGCGGTGGGCAAGGCTTGGAAACGCAACGACCGCATCGAGCCGGCGGAGTATCGGCGGCATCTGAATTTGGAAGACACCACGATCGCCGAAGCCTTGCGGTCGGCGGGGTATCGAACGTTTTTTGCCGGCAAGTGGCACTTGGGCGGCGAGGGTTCGTTCCCCGAAGATCATGGTTTTGACGAGAACGTCGGCGGCCATCACCGTGGCAGCCCGCCCGGCGGCTATTTTGCGCCTTATAAAAACCCCAAGATGGAGAACGGGCCGGATGGTGAATCCCTGCCCCTGCGGTTGGCCGACGAAACGGTGGACTTTATCGAACGCACGCAGGCCGACGGAAAACCGTTCTTTGCCTTCCTGTCCTTTTATAGCGTCCACGGTCCCATCCAAACCACTCAGCCGTTGTGGCAGAAGTACCAAAACAAGGCCGGTCAGACGCCGCACCAAGGTCCGCGTTTCGAAATCGATCGCACGCTGCCGGTTCGGCAAGTCCAAGACTGTCCGATCTATGCGGGCATGATCGAATCGATGGACGATGCCGTCGGCCGGGTTCTCAATACGCTCGAACAACACGTCTTGGCCGATAACACGATCGTGATTTTTACATCCGACAACGGCGGGGTTTCGTCGGGGGACGCCTACAGCACCAGCAACCTGCCGCTCCGCGGTGGCAAGGGACGGCAGTGGGAAGGCGGCATCCGCGAACCGTTTTACGTGCGGGCGCCGGGGCTGACCAAGCCGGGTTCGACGTGCGACGTGCCGGTCACCGGAGCCGACTTTTTTCCCACCTTGTTGGATTTGGCCGGCCTGCCGTTGCTGCCCGAGCAGCATCAAGACGGCCAGAGTCTGAAACCGCTACTGACCGGCGGTGCGATTGCCGAGCGGCCGTTGTATTGGCACTATCCGCATTACGGCAATCAGGGCGGCGAACCCTCGTCGATCATCCGCCGCGGGGATTGGAAGCTGATCCATTACTACGAAGACGGCCGCGACGAGCTGTATAACTTGGCCGACGATCCCCGCGAACAAACCGATGTATCGGAGCAGCACGCGGCGCTGGCGGGGCGGATGCGAGCCGGCTTGGACGCTTGGTTGGCTCAGGTGGGAGCGGAAATCCCCATCGCCAATCAGAGTTATGACGCGGCCGCCAAGAATCGGCAGCGGCAGCGAATTCGCGAAGTGAATCTGCCGAGGTTGGAAAAGCAACACGCAGGTTTCCTGAATGAAGACTTCCGCCCCAACGCCGACTGGTGGGGCAGCGCGGTCGATCCCTCGTAG